Proteins encoded in a region of the Globicephala melas chromosome 1, mGloMel1.2, whole genome shotgun sequence genome:
- the LOC115857977 gene encoding LOW QUALITY PROTEIN: large ribosomal subunit protein eL31-like (The sequence of the model RefSeq protein was modified relative to this genomic sequence to represent the inferred CDS: substituted 2 bases at 2 genomic stop codons), whose product MAPAKKGGGKKKGRSAIIEVVTREYTINIHKRIRGVGFKKRAPRALKKIRKFAMKEMGTPDVRIDTRLNKAVXAKGIRNVPXRVRVRLSRKRNEDEDSPNKLCTLVTYVPVTTFKNLQTVNVDDN is encoded by the coding sequence ATGGCTCCCGCAAAGAAGGGTGGCGGGAAGAAAAAGGGCCGGTCCGCCATCATCGAGGTGGTGACCAGAGAATACACCATCAACATTCACAAGCGCATCCGTGGAGTGGGTTTCAAGAAGCGTGCCCCTCGGGCACTCAAAAAAATACGGAAATTTGCCATGAAGGAGATGGGAACTCCAGATGTACGCATTGACACCAGGCTCAACAAAGCTGTCTGAGCCAAAGGAATAAGGAATGTCCCATAACGTGTCCGTGTGCGGTTGTCCAGAAAACGGAATGAAGATGAAGATTCACCAAACAAGCTCTGTACGTTGGTTACCTATGTACCTGTCACCACTTTCAAAAATCTACAGACAGTTAATGTGGATGACAACTAA